A genomic window from Sulfurospirillum diekertiae includes:
- a CDS encoding Gfo/Idh/MocA family oxidoreductase — MVKVALIGLGSMGQNHYRVLKSLPEFELTALCDIQQTREYDEPFYTDIDEMLEKADFQAVVYRCSNLFTQKCCAQMFS, encoded by the coding sequence ATGGTTAAAGTAGCACTAATCGGTCTTGGCTCTATGGGTCAAAACCACTACAGAGTTTTAAAGAGTTTACCAGAGTTCGAGCTCACAGCATTATGTGATATTCAACAAACCAGAGAGTACGATGAGCCGTTTTATACAGACATTGACGAGATGTTAGAAAAAGCAGACTTTCAAGCGGTGGTTTATCGTTGTTCCAACCTTTTTACACAAAAGTGTTGCGCTCAAATGTTTAGCTAA
- the hemH gene encoding ferrochelatase, which produces MVQKALVLLNMGGPNNLDEVKLFLSNMFNDSNIITVKSSLLRRLIAFIITTSRTKQAQANYAKLGGKSPLVGYTQQLVDKLQNALSSLHVNFAMRYTPPFCNEVIAELQKKGIKEVILLPLYPHYSTTTTKSSVEDFMKIAKTLGFTGKIRVIDHFYEDKMYNLLLVKNIKEALGENNPAQMELIFSAHSLPQKIIANGDPYQKEITLHVKLIAELLREENLHFKAIHLAYQSKLGPVKWLEPSMEEKLTSLENKNALIVPISFTIDNSETEFELCMEYAELAHKLGFDRYIVAKCPNDDEAFVECITHLIA; this is translated from the coding sequence ATGGTTCAAAAAGCGCTTGTACTTCTCAATATGGGAGGGCCTAACAACCTAGATGAAGTCAAGCTCTTTTTGTCTAATATGTTCAATGACAGCAATATTATCACCGTTAAAAGCTCGCTTTTACGACGTTTAATTGCTTTCATCATTACCACATCGCGCACAAAACAAGCACAAGCAAACTATGCGAAACTGGGTGGAAAATCGCCCTTAGTGGGGTACACCCAGCAGCTTGTTGATAAACTCCAAAATGCTCTATCCTCTTTACATGTAAACTTTGCGATGCGCTATACACCGCCCTTTTGCAATGAAGTCATTGCTGAACTTCAAAAAAAAGGGATTAAAGAGGTCATTTTACTGCCACTATACCCACACTATTCAACGACGACCACCAAGTCTTCCGTTGAGGATTTTATGAAAATTGCCAAAACATTAGGCTTCACGGGTAAAATACGCGTTATTGACCATTTTTATGAAGATAAAATGTATAACCTACTTTTAGTCAAAAACATCAAAGAAGCGCTCGGGGAAAATAATCCTGCCCAAATGGAGCTTATTTTTTCTGCCCACTCGTTGCCTCAAAAAATTATCGCGAATGGGGATCCTTACCAAAAAGAGATCACATTACATGTAAAGCTTATTGCTGAACTTCTAAGAGAAGAAAATCTTCATTTTAAAGCGATTCATCTCGCCTACCAGTCCAAACTTGGTCCCGTAAAATGGCTTGAGCCTTCTATGGAAGAGAAGCTAACTTCGCTTGAGAATAAAAATGCGCTCATTGTACCGATTTCATTTACGATTGATAATTCGGAAACGGAGTTTGAACTCTGCATGGAGTATGCAGAACTCGCACATAAATTAGGCTTTGATCGTTATATCGTTGCGAAATGTCCCAATGATGATGAGGCTTTTGTGGAGTGTATTACACACCTTATTGCTTGA
- the alaS gene encoding alanine--tRNA ligase, producing the protein MDVRAEFLKFFEQKGHKIVESSPLVPDDATLLFTNAGMVPFKSVFTGEVPRPNPPRATSCQTCIRAGGKHNDLDNVGYTARHHTFFEMLGNFSFGDYFKEDAIAHAWEFVTEVLKLPKEKLWVTVHESDDEAEAIWKKHIDASRIIRFGDKDNFWQMGDTGPCGPCSEIFIDQGEENFNTPEDYMGGDGDRFLEIWNLVFMQYERDKAGVLHPLPKPSIDTGMGLERVTAVKEGVFSNYDSTLFIPLTNKVAELCGKPYAYKTGASYRVIADHIRAVSFLVAQGTTFGRVGRGYVLRRILRRAVRHGYLLGLREPFMYKLLDTLCDLMGKQYPYIVTKKEVIAEQIKNEEESFFATIASGLELFEKELPNTKTMFSGEVAFKLYDTYGFPLDLTADMLREKGLSVNEAEFEALMAEQKARSKASWKGSGDKATQGEFKPLLEKFGLNTFVGYTQKEAKTKVLALLDENFKEVQSLEENGWVMFEQTPFYAMSGGQSGDEGIIEGYGKVLDTKKFFDLNLSLVELDMPLHVNDEVSVSVDLSRLEIEKHHSATHLLHSALRKVLGDHVSQAGSLVEKDRLRFDFSHPKALSNEEIVKIEALVNSFIASGVAGQTKLMNVTEAKNSGAMALFGEKYGSEVRVVSFGDASIELCGGTHVSNTANIGSFFILKESGVSAGVRRIEAICGGAALAYAQNLRAEIEAIKESLKHKEPLIGINRLKEEIKTLKTEVESLNAHAGKAVESLHVNGVELIVDVLGAGDIKARIDDLKNEKESVAVLLLQVKEDKVMIAAGVKNAAIKAGAWIKEIAPIVGGGGGGRDDFAQAGGRDASKIEEAKKAAIEYAKTVLQG; encoded by the coding sequence ATGGACGTAAGAGCAGAGTTTTTAAAGTTTTTTGAACAAAAAGGTCACAAGATTGTCGAGAGTTCTCCACTTGTACCTGATGATGCGACGCTTCTGTTTACCAATGCAGGCATGGTTCCTTTTAAGAGTGTTTTTACAGGTGAAGTTCCTCGTCCTAACCCTCCACGCGCGACAAGTTGCCAAACATGTATTCGTGCGGGTGGTAAACACAATGACCTTGATAATGTCGGTTATACAGCGCGCCATCATACTTTTTTTGAAATGCTTGGAAACTTCTCTTTTGGCGATTACTTTAAAGAAGATGCGATTGCGCATGCGTGGGAATTTGTGACCGAAGTGCTTAAACTTCCAAAAGAAAAATTGTGGGTAACGGTTCATGAGAGCGATGATGAAGCTGAGGCAATTTGGAAAAAACATATTGATGCGAGCCGCATTATACGCTTTGGTGATAAAGACAACTTCTGGCAAATGGGCGATACCGGTCCGTGTGGTCCATGTAGCGAAATTTTTATTGATCAAGGGGAAGAGAACTTTAACACGCCTGAAGACTACATGGGAGGCGATGGTGATCGCTTCTTAGAAATTTGGAACCTTGTGTTTATGCAGTATGAGCGTGACAAAGCAGGTGTCCTTCATCCGCTTCCAAAACCTTCCATCGACACAGGTATGGGATTAGAGCGTGTGACGGCAGTTAAAGAAGGTGTGTTTAGCAACTATGACTCAACACTTTTTATTCCTCTCACCAACAAAGTGGCAGAACTGTGTGGTAAACCTTATGCGTACAAAACGGGTGCAAGTTACCGTGTTATTGCGGATCATATTCGTGCCGTTTCCTTTCTTGTGGCACAAGGCACAACTTTTGGTCGTGTCGGTCGCGGGTATGTGCTTAGACGCATCCTTCGTCGTGCCGTTCGACATGGTTATCTTTTAGGACTCAGAGAGCCCTTTATGTACAAACTTTTAGATACGTTGTGTGATCTGATGGGTAAACAGTATCCGTACATTGTGACTAAAAAAGAGGTCATTGCTGAACAGATCAAAAACGAAGAAGAGAGCTTCTTTGCGACCATCGCTTCAGGACTCGAACTTTTTGAGAAAGAACTCCCCAATACCAAAACAATGTTTAGTGGTGAAGTGGCGTTTAAACTCTACGATACGTATGGTTTTCCTCTTGATTTGACAGCTGATATGCTCAGAGAAAAAGGGTTAAGCGTTAACGAAGCCGAGTTTGAAGCTTTGATGGCGGAGCAAAAAGCACGTTCCAAAGCCTCATGGAAAGGCAGTGGTGACAAAGCAACTCAAGGTGAGTTTAAACCGCTTCTTGAAAAATTTGGCCTCAATACCTTTGTGGGTTACACTCAAAAAGAAGCCAAAACAAAAGTCTTAGCGCTTTTAGATGAAAACTTCAAAGAGGTTCAGAGCTTGGAAGAAAACGGATGGGTCATGTTTGAGCAAACACCATTTTATGCGATGAGCGGTGGACAAAGTGGCGATGAAGGTATCATCGAAGGATACGGAAAAGTCCTTGATACCAAGAAATTTTTTGACCTAAATCTCTCTTTGGTAGAACTTGATATGCCTTTACATGTAAATGATGAGGTGAGTGTTAGTGTTGATCTCTCACGTTTAGAGATCGAAAAACATCACAGTGCAACGCACCTCCTTCACAGCGCTCTTCGCAAAGTCTTAGGAGATCATGTAAGCCAAGCGGGAAGTTTGGTTGAAAAAGATCGTCTACGTTTTGACTTCTCCCATCCTAAAGCGTTGAGTAATGAAGAGATTGTGAAAATTGAAGCCTTAGTGAACAGCTTCATTGCCAGTGGTGTTGCGGGGCAAACTAAACTAATGAATGTAACGGAAGCTAAAAACAGTGGCGCAATGGCACTGTTTGGTGAAAAATACGGCTCAGAAGTTCGTGTGGTTAGTTTTGGCGATGCAAGCATTGAGCTGTGCGGTGGAACGCATGTCAGCAATACCGCCAATATTGGAAGTTTTTTCATCTTAAAAGAGAGCGGTGTGAGTGCGGGAGTGAGGCGTATTGAAGCGATTTGTGGTGGTGCGGCGTTAGCGTATGCCCAAAACCTTAGAGCTGAAATCGAAGCGATTAAAGAGAGTCTCAAACACAAAGAGCCACTCATCGGTATTAACCGTCTTAAAGAAGAGATTAAAACCTTAAAAACGGAAGTTGAATCTCTTAATGCCCACGCAGGAAAAGCCGTAGAATCTTTACATGTAAACGGTGTTGAACTCATCGTTGACGTTCTTGGCGCTGGAGATATTAAAGCGCGTATTGATGATCTTAAAAATGAAAAAGAATCTGTTGCGGTACTTTTGTTGCAAGTCAAAGAGGACAAAGTGATGATCGCAGCAGGTGTTAAAAATGCGGCCATTAAGGCAGGTGCTTGGATTAAAGAGATTGCACCTATTGTTGGTGGCGGTGGTGGTGGTCGTGATGACTTTGCACAAGCAGGTGGACGCGATGCTTCAAAAATAGAGGAAGCTAAAAAAGCAGCCATTGAGTATGCTAAAACGGTTCTTCAAGGCTAG
- a CDS encoding DUF1566 domain-containing protein, giving the protein MRRLFVAFVLTSLSLLAECSFKTDTLIAKEGEVVDKKSGLIWRRCALGQEWQKGKGCMGEIELLKRQEAEEKANALGKAWRIPSIDELLTLVDERCKTPVINSTLFGKLHDTGEGANYLSSSIYLEGDDVIPTLFYTINFLDGSADAHTKGYMGAVLLVR; this is encoded by the coding sequence ATGAGACGATTATTCGTCGCTTTTGTGTTAACTTCTTTGAGTTTGTTGGCAGAGTGTTCGTTTAAAACGGACACATTAATAGCCAAAGAGGGTGAAGTAGTCGATAAAAAAAGTGGTTTAATCTGGCGTCGATGCGCTTTAGGACAAGAGTGGCAAAAAGGCAAAGGATGTATGGGCGAAATAGAACTTCTAAAACGTCAAGAGGCGGAAGAAAAGGCGAATGCGTTAGGAAAAGCTTGGCGCATACCGAGCATTGATGAGCTTTTAACTTTGGTGGATGAACGCTGTAAAACACCTGTGATTAACAGCACACTGTTTGGAAAACTTCACGATACTGGTGAAGGAGCAAATTATCTCAGTTCTTCCATTTACCTTGAAGGTGATGATGTGATACCAACGCTTTTTTATACGATTAATTTTCTCGATGGAAGTGCGGATGCCCATACAAAGGGCTATATGGGAGCGGTGTTGTTGGTGCGTTAA
- a CDS encoding peptidoglycan D,D-transpeptidase FtsI family protein, whose protein sequence is MEQADTKKIKILFLFVVVLIGFIIFLGTLFYWATIDRRLPKLEHSEVNYALRGNIISSDGFKIATSQKLYKAIVDTRNVDPQKFDLFVKLYSLYSGDDPKAVAATLNANSGTTVLSYKIDSKSAKYLQELSRKLYKLGVFKSFEDPKTGVAFLHGLSVIESGEYRLYPSGDSVTPIVGYVKKIEQKNITKSTGVKGIERFYEDKLSSVQDSLIIGSRDISNAIILDGNSVSSRRFDGYDVHLTLSLKMQKMIESVLDKYQKNLDAKEIIAGVMNSETGEFITLASSNRFNPDTIDKKDYGALNISAIEYIYEPGSVMKPITFSLLFKANKINPYDMYNIYGGSYKLGTKVIKDEHRGDKLSVEDIIVYSSNIGTAQAAQKLDAIEFYQGLKDFGFSVRSGVDLPFENPGIIPALNRFNSPIYKATVGYGYGMNATFMQIIKAYNAFNNNGRLLTPSIVKKLVSSTGQELFPEKNPEVQVIPVAVAKRIQKILIKVVQQGTGSGTKMSGLEIGGKTGTAHIAEDGEYVRIYNGSFFGFVNDKKNKYTVGVLVREAKKRQAYFAAQSAVPVFKEIIEKLVDNGYLTPSSDIQNTPQEIKQ, encoded by the coding sequence ATGGAACAAGCTGACACCAAAAAAATCAAAATCCTTTTTCTCTTTGTTGTTGTTCTTATTGGATTTATTATCTTCCTTGGAACACTTTTTTACTGGGCAACTATTGATAGAAGGTTACCCAAATTAGAGCACAGTGAAGTTAATTATGCTCTTCGTGGTAACATCATTAGTTCGGATGGTTTTAAGATTGCAACGAGTCAAAAACTCTACAAAGCAATCGTTGATACTCGTAATGTTGATCCTCAAAAATTTGACCTCTTTGTTAAACTTTACTCCTTATACAGCGGGGATGATCCCAAGGCTGTTGCTGCAACACTTAATGCAAATTCTGGTACAACCGTCTTATCGTATAAAATCGATTCTAAAAGCGCTAAATATTTACAAGAACTTTCACGAAAACTGTATAAATTAGGTGTTTTTAAAAGTTTTGAAGACCCTAAAACGGGTGTTGCTTTTCTCCATGGTCTGAGTGTCATTGAAAGTGGCGAATACAGGCTCTACCCTTCTGGGGACTCTGTGACGCCTATTGTTGGCTATGTAAAGAAAATTGAGCAAAAAAATATTACCAAATCAACAGGTGTTAAAGGAATTGAGCGTTTTTACGAAGACAAACTTTCATCCGTACAAGACTCGCTAATTATCGGTTCACGTGATATCTCCAATGCCATTATCTTAGATGGTAATAGCGTCTCATCGCGTCGTTTTGATGGCTATGATGTCCATTTAACTCTGTCACTCAAAATGCAAAAAATGATTGAAAGTGTTTTGGATAAATATCAAAAAAATCTTGATGCTAAAGAGATTATAGCTGGCGTGATGAATAGCGAAACAGGCGAATTTATAACACTAGCTTCAAGTAATCGTTTCAATCCTGACACGATTGACAAAAAAGATTATGGAGCTCTTAATATTTCGGCGATAGAGTATATTTATGAACCAGGTTCGGTCATGAAACCTATTACCTTTTCGCTCTTATTTAAAGCCAATAAAATCAATCCTTATGATATGTACAATATTTATGGAGGAAGCTATAAACTTGGTACGAAAGTGATTAAGGATGAGCATAGAGGAGATAAATTAAGCGTTGAAGATATTATTGTTTATTCGAGTAATATTGGAACGGCTCAAGCTGCTCAAAAACTTGATGCAATAGAGTTTTATCAAGGGTTGAAGGATTTTGGATTTTCTGTCAGAAGTGGCGTGGATCTTCCTTTTGAAAACCCAGGTATTATTCCTGCGCTGAACCGTTTTAATTCACCCATTTATAAAGCAACGGTAGGCTATGGCTATGGTATGAATGCGACGTTTATGCAAATTATTAAAGCCTATAACGCTTTTAATAATAACGGACGATTGCTCACTCCTTCTATCGTTAAAAAATTGGTCTCTTCAACGGGACAAGAACTTTTTCCTGAAAAAAATCCAGAAGTACAGGTTATTCCTGTTGCGGTGGCAAAACGTATCCAAAAAATTCTCATTAAAGTTGTTCAGCAAGGAACGGGATCGGGAACGAAAATGAGCGGTTTAGAAATAGGTGGCAAAACAGGAACAGCACACATTGCAGAAGATGGTGAGTATGTTAGAATCTATAATGGTTCATTCTTTGGTTTTGTTAACGATAAGAAAAATAAATATACCGTAGGTGTACTTGTACGTGAAGCGAAAAAAAGACAAGCTTATTTTGCAGCACAAAGTGCGGTTCCTGTTTTTAAAGAGATCATTGAAAAGCTTGTTGACAATGGATATCTCACACCGTCTTCCGATATTCAAAATACCCCGCAAGAAATCAAGCAATAA
- a CDS encoding DegT/DnrJ/EryC1/StrS family aminotransferase, which produces MQIPFIDLKTQYETYKEEINKEVLNVLSSTQFIMGPQVTKLEENLAKYTGAKYAFACSSGTDSLLLALMAIDVQPGDEIITTPFTFIATAETIALLKAKPVFVDIDETTYNIDPKLIEAKITPKTKAIMPVSLYGQTADMDAINAIAKKHNLVVIEDACQSFGAEYKGKKSCNLSTIGCTSFFPSKPLGCYGDGGAVFCNDDELGAKLKSLLNHGQGKRYEHKYIGINGRLDALQAAILNVKMNHFEAECKKRIEVGSRYSQLLEGANVVTPKIMSDRNSMYAQYSIRVKNREAMIQKLNDAGVPTAVHYPIPLHLQEALSYLGYKKGDFPISEQVGTEIMSLPMSPFLTETQQDFIVNAIKA; this is translated from the coding sequence ATGCAAATCCCTTTTATCGACCTCAAAACGCAATATGAAACCTATAAAGAAGAGATCAACAAAGAAGTTTTAAATGTTTTAAGTTCTACCCAATTTATTATGGGACCACAAGTGACAAAACTTGAGGAGAACCTTGCAAAATACACAGGTGCAAAGTATGCCTTTGCCTGTTCAAGCGGAACGGATTCCCTTTTATTAGCCTTAATGGCGATAGATGTCCAACCCGGTGATGAAATCATCACGACGCCATTTACTTTCATTGCAACGGCAGAAACTATCGCTCTTTTAAAAGCAAAACCTGTCTTTGTGGACATTGATGAAACAACGTATAACATCGATCCAAAGCTAATCGAAGCAAAAATTACACCTAAAACAAAAGCCATTATGCCCGTCTCTCTTTACGGACAAACGGCGGATATGGACGCCATTAATGCTATTGCAAAAAAACACAATCTAGTCGTTATCGAAGATGCGTGCCAAAGTTTTGGAGCAGAGTACAAAGGCAAAAAATCATGCAATCTTTCAACCATCGGTTGTACCAGCTTTTTCCCATCCAAACCTCTTGGATGTTATGGTGATGGTGGTGCTGTTTTCTGCAACGATGATGAACTTGGTGCAAAACTTAAATCACTCCTGAACCACGGACAAGGCAAACGTTACGAGCACAAATACATTGGTATCAATGGTAGACTTGATGCACTTCAAGCCGCCATCCTCAATGTCAAAATGAACCATTTTGAAGCAGAATGCAAAAAACGTATCGAAGTCGGTAGCCGTTACAGTCAATTGCTTGAGGGCGCAAATGTCGTTACACCAAAAATCATGAGCGATCGAAACTCTATGTACGCACAATATTCCATTCGTGTGAAAAATCGTGAGGCAATGATCCAAAAATTAAATGATGCGGGCGTTCCAACAGCGGTTCACTACCCTATTCCCCTTCACCTTCAAGAAGCATTGAGCTACTTAGGTTATAAAAAAGGTGACTTCCCAATCAGCGAGCAAGTCGGAACTGAAATCATGAGTCTTCCAATGAGTCCGTTCTTAACAGAAACGCAACAAGATTTCATTGTCAACGCAATTAAGGCATAA
- a CDS encoding SDR family NAD(P)-dependent oxidoreductase has protein sequence MKTVLVTGASRGIGKAIAEKLCRHYRVIALDKEVPTHHFFEQFYTCDLSNTQELQAAIKQITKEIDALYGLVNNAGIFIHKPLNEQSLQDWERIIAVNLTAPYILSQAFAPILKQGHIINIASTRAFMSEAGTEPYSASKGGIVALTHALSISLAGYVSVNSISPGWINTDESYVATVEEQAWHSSGRIGKPSDIAEVVSFLLEREDGFITGSDFVVDGGVSKKMVYP, from the coding sequence ATGAAAACAGTTTTAGTAACAGGAGCATCGCGAGGAATTGGCAAAGCAATCGCTGAAAAACTTTGCCGCCATTACCGTGTCATAGCCCTTGATAAAGAGGTTCCAACCCATCATTTTTTTGAACAATTTTATACGTGCGATCTTAGTAATACTCAAGAGCTACAAGCGGCAATAAAGCAGATTACAAAAGAGATAGATGCGTTGTATGGGCTTGTGAATAATGCGGGTATTTTTATCCATAAACCCTTAAATGAACAGAGTTTGCAGGACTGGGAGAGAATCATCGCGGTCAATCTCACCGCTCCATACATTTTATCGCAAGCCTTTGCGCCCATTTTGAAACAGGGGCATATCATTAACATTGCATCGACACGAGCGTTTATGTCAGAAGCGGGTACGGAGCCTTATTCTGCATCCAAAGGTGGCATTGTCGCTTTAACCCATGCCCTTTCAATCTCCCTTGCAGGTTATGTCAGTGTCAATTCCATCAGCCCGGGTTGGATCAATACCGATGAAAGCTATGTGGCAACTGTAGAAGAACAGGCATGGCATTCTAGTGGACGCATTGGCAAGCCAAGCGACATTGCTGAGGTGGTGAGCTTTTTATTGGAGCGAGAAGATGGATTTATCACGGGGAGTGATTTTGTGGTCGATGGCGGTGTCTCTAAAAAAATGGTGTATCCATGA
- a CDS encoding Gfo/Idh/MocA family protein, whose product MTDLSVHDIDLIRFITKHEIEKVSIYKSQKIHNHHEDNAILSFQLTGEIVASITTNWLTPFRKRTIEVATKEGYYEADLMAQDLTEYSEYQKNNSYVIRKVMLKKEEPLIREHKAFAQYIETGDRHGLSTIEDSMITLDISSRKA is encoded by the coding sequence TTGACCGATCTTTCAGTGCATGACATTGATCTTATTCGTTTCATTACCAAACATGAAATTGAAAAAGTTTCGATCTACAAATCACAAAAAATTCACAATCACCATGAAGATAATGCTATTTTGTCATTTCAGCTCACAGGTGAAATTGTCGCAAGCATTACCACCAACTGGTTAACACCTTTTAGAAAGCGTACGATTGAGGTCGCAACCAAAGAGGGCTATTATGAGGCTGATTTGATGGCACAAGATTTGACAGAATATTCAGAATATCAAAAAAACAACTCGTATGTCATCCGCAAAGTCATGCTTAAAAAAGAAGAGCCTCTGATTCGTGAACATAAAGCCTTTGCACAGTACATCGAAACAGGTGATCGTCATGGTTTAAGTACCATTGAAGATAGTATGATTACCCTCGACATCTCTTCACGAAAGGCATAA
- the fliE gene encoding flagellar hook-basal body complex protein FliE: MASTIDTLSSLTNKSNITVNKADSSSGDFSKILQDSIEEINDSQVKGDKAMADIATGEVKDLHQAALSINKAEMSMKMMLEIRNKALSAYKEIARTQI; encoded by the coding sequence ATGGCTAGTACAATTGACACACTTTCATCATTAACCAATAAATCCAATATCACTGTTAATAAAGCTGATTCATCAAGTGGTGACTTTTCAAAAATTTTACAAGATTCTATTGAAGAGATCAATGATTCCCAAGTGAAAGGTGATAAAGCAATGGCTGATATTGCCACGGGGGAAGTGAAAGATTTACATCAAGCGGCTCTTTCCATCAATAAAGCAGAAATGAGTATGAAAATGATGTTAGAAATTCGCAATAAAGCACTCAGTGCTTACAAAGAGATTGCTAGGACACAAATTTAA
- a CDS encoding glycoside hydrolase family 17 protein: MNHTFKMILFYLAMFVSLGLFWFWMALPSSSLITLDPNVKLQCLSYAPFGKDESPMNIAKGFRPSTEQMDKDLAHLATITSCIRSYSSVGLEELPEIARKHGLKLWLGAWVSSDAALTRKEIDTTIRLAKENKDIIETVVVGNEALLRNDVSASQLVGYIGEVKQALPDMVITYADVWEFWNKHPEIAPAVDRVTIHILPYWEDKPISVDKALLHVKNIRELMQQKIPDKEIVIGETGWPSEGRMRESAYPSAVNQALFTRGFVKMAEENGWKYNFIEAFDQPWKRMSEGAVGGFWGLFDANRADKHILHGFVSNFPNALWLFIASCTLSLVGLIWLWGLPRCSCKKAPYWFATLFGGSVALTWQANAYWIVSRNNLEYAWAILCLSIAFLLWLKLVRFLIDEEIEMRGSMARFMSVITLSEPKSETFWEDALHLLSVSVVLVMALALAFDGRYLNFELGTLGIIATVYAVVYFATERKELNGLMEKVSGLTLFICALAVLLHESARNDFALNWVVCVLVFGSTLWLSPSKLCGITKSFLILIVSALLLVAMKEGIFVNESWIDVCAADPMLPVCQFRTLLGKVVYLNYVGLSGIVVAIFSVLSGSYVLGMIAIIMGLFCLLTFNGFLGAIIVVLGWWIVGYRLNDQCAL, from the coding sequence ATGAATCACACGTTTAAAATGATCCTTTTTTACCTTGCGATGTTTGTGTCGCTGGGGCTTTTTTGGTTTTGGATGGCTTTGCCTTCTTCTAGCCTTATCACGTTAGACCCAAATGTTAAACTGCAATGTCTCTCTTATGCTCCTTTTGGAAAAGATGAGTCGCCGATGAACATCGCTAAAGGGTTTCGACCTTCAACGGAGCAGATGGACAAAGATTTGGCGCATTTGGCGACGATTACGAGTTGTATTCGTTCTTACTCAAGCGTTGGGCTTGAAGAGTTACCTGAAATTGCGCGTAAACATGGGCTGAAACTGTGGTTGGGTGCATGGGTGAGCAGTGATGCCGCTTTGACGCGCAAAGAGATCGACACGACGATTCGTTTAGCCAAAGAGAACAAAGACATCATCGAAACAGTTGTGGTCGGAAATGAAGCGCTTTTGCGTAACGATGTGAGTGCTTCTCAACTAGTAGGTTACATAGGCGAAGTCAAACAGGCATTGCCTGATATGGTCATCACGTATGCAGATGTATGGGAGTTTTGGAACAAGCATCCTGAGATCGCTCCTGCGGTGGATCGTGTGACCATTCATATCTTGCCGTACTGGGAAGACAAGCCCATCAGTGTGGACAAAGCGCTTTTACATGTAAAGAATATTCGCGAGTTGATGCAACAAAAAATCCCTGACAAAGAGATCGTCATTGGGGAGACAGGTTGGCCGAGTGAAGGGCGTATGAGAGAAAGTGCATACCCCAGTGCTGTGAACCAAGCGCTCTTCACGCGCGGTTTTGTCAAAATGGCGGAAGAGAATGGTTGGAAATACAATTTTATCGAGGCGTTCGATCAGCCGTGGAAACGTATGAGTGAAGGTGCAGTGGGCGGTTTTTGGGGGCTATTTGATGCGAATAGGGCGGATAAGCACATCTTACATGGTTTTGTTTCCAACTTTCCCAATGCTCTTTGGCTTTTCATCGCCAGTTGTACGCTCAGTCTGGTTGGGTTGATTTGGCTTTGGGGATTGCCACGATGTTCATGTAAAAAAGCACCATATTGGTTTGCGACCCTTTTTGGCGGTTCGGTGGCGCTCACATGGCAAGCCAATGCTTACTGGATCGTTTCGCGCAATAATTTAGAGTACGCATGGGCGATTTTGTGCCTGAGTATTGCTTTTTTATTATGGTTGAAACTGGTGCGTTTTCTCATTGATGAAGAGATAGAGATGCGTGGTTCTATGGCGCGATTTATGAGTGTTATAACACTGAGTGAACCTAAAAGTGAAACATTTTGGGAAGATGCCTTGCATCTGTTAAGTGTGAGCGTGGTGCTTGTTATGGCACTCGCTTTGGCGTTTGATGGAAGGTATCTCAACTTTGAGCTTGGAACGCTAGGTATCATCGCTACGGTTTATGCGGTGGTCTATTTTGCAACGGAGCGCAAAGAGCTAAATGGCTTGATGGAAAAGGTCAGTGGTTTGACACTTTTTATCTGTGCTTTGGCGGTCTTACTGCATGAAAGTGCGCGGAATGATTTTGCCCTTAATTGGGTTGTATGCGTGCTGGTTTTTGGTTCGACTTTATGGCTTTCTCCCTCTAAACTGTGTGGCATTACCAAGTCTTTTCTGATTTTAATTGTAAGTGCGCTTCTTTTGGTAGCGATGAAAGAAGGCATCTTTGTCAATGAGTCATGGATAGACGTGTGCGCCGCTGACCCAATGCTTCCTGTATGCCAATTTAGAACACTTCTTGGCAAAGTGGTTTATCTCAATTACGTAGGGCTTTCGGGTATTGTGGTTGCCATCTTTAGTGTGCTCTCCGGAAGTTATGTATTGGGAATGATTGCGATCATCATGGGACTTTTTTGTCTTTTAACGTTCAATGGCTTTTTAGGCGCTATCATTGTTGTTTTAGGTTGGTGGATTGTTGGGTATCGCTTAAACGATCAGTGTGCATTGTAG